From the genome of Cryptococcus deuterogattii R265 chromosome 5, complete sequence:
AATAGGCGATATCATTAGCACTGTTACTTACTGCCCCAAAAGCAATTCCAAAATCAATGTGAACGAGCTCCCCTGTACACTCATCCATGAGGATATTGGAACAGTGCCTATCACCTATTTCCAGAACCCAACCGACAATACTTGTCACAGCAAGGCTTCGAGCATACGTTAGTCTCATCGAGAACCACGCCATCGGATCACGATATTTCTCAGTAAATAAATGCCGCATGACTGGGCGGAAGCGTTTCTTCAGTTTCGTCCACACTTGAacaatcttttcatcattGTTTTTCACGGACTGGACTTCTTGCATTGCCTTCAAGAAATCATGAGAAGTGATGTCCTTGGGATGATACCTGAAGATGGTTTCGTCAACGGTATTCCGCTTCGTTCAATATACTCACTTTTCATGGGCTGGTGGCAAGTACTTGATGAGAGGTTTCGTGCCCACGACAAATTCAATCACGCCAGTAGCATCTGGGAGGGCCAATACTCCATACGTTCTGTACCGAAGTTTCCTGGAGCGAGTTTCACGATTTCGATTAAGGAGATCGTTGACAAGAACGAATATCTGCTCCATTACTGCATCCTGCCGGAATCCATCGTCTTTCTTGAACTATGCAAAGCGAATCAGCCTGGCTTAATTGGATGAAGGGCCAACGCAAAACATACCAGTTGAGTATATATTTGTCCTTTGGAATCAAAGCATTTCATGACTTTGGGCCTTGATAGGCCGCCAGCTCTTGTGTACCATTCTGAGAAATGGTCGAAAGTGGCAATATCATTGTATTGACAAGTAATATCTATTGGCGGTGTGCTGGTTGCGACAGGTATATCTTGAGGAGCTTTTCTAAGTGGACTGTCACTTGGAATTTTGTACTCCAAACGCTTATCTTTCTCTATGAAAGAAGTCCACTCCATCGCAATCGCCACAAATCTCTTCATGGACTTTGCAGCACCGGAAGCCAGCTGATTTGATGACCAACTTGTCAATTTCATCATAATGTCATCAGCGGCACTTTTGCGCCCGAGCGTTGAAGAGTTTGTTGACTGTGGCTGCTTGTGTTCCCAAAGCAGTGGTATGACGTGATAGAGGGTATGATAAGGGTGATCCTGACTCATTCGTAACATAAGCCCATTAAGCGTGGaattgaagatggtgggAGTTTCTGggcgatgaagacgagcaGCGAGCTGTGgcccaaggaagatgaatttATATGACGGCACTTTTTGAACGGAGCGAGAGAAGGTGGTGTTACTTTCATCATTCTTGTCGTTCTCGAGCCAGAGAGTAACTAATCGGGTGACGCAGTCGTTGAAGTTATCGGTCATACTGACAGCTTCGGCGTAGAACTGCAAAGCAGCGTTAAGATATTGCTTTTGCTGCATCTCAAATTTTTTTAGTTTTTGCTCATCGCGTTCAGCTTCGCGAGAGGCGATATCTTTTTGGTCACTTTCACGAGCTCGAGATTGTCTTGCTGTCACTCGCGAAGCTTGAGAAGAGCGAAGTTTGCTGTACTCTTTGAGCTGTTTAACGTCTGCCGAAGATGATTGGTTGACGTATTGCTTATCTGCAAAGCAGGCGAATTGATAGAAGATTTCTGCGTGCTCTGATATATCGGTCGTTGATCTCTTAATGGACTTGGCGACATCTGAAAACATCCCAAAAATCTCATTGGCTGCTTTGAGCCGAGCTTCCGACGCCCAATGAGCCTAAGAAGACGCATCAGATATGGTAATCCTCTTGAAAAGGCTAATAAACCTTACCAAACGCccttgaagaaaagggatTCTCTGTCCTTTggatttcttctctttctctcgcAGGAGAAGATCCTCCACATACTGGATAGCAAGTGTATGCTCTCCTTGTTTCCACAACACTTCGCAAAAAACGTCCTGCGCCTCATCTATCTCTCCTACATCGTCTTGCAGTTTTTGCAAAGCTGTCAAGGAGTTGATAGCCGCTTGGAGATTATTTGACTTGAGAGCTAGCCTGCTGAGCTTGATATGACACATGCTTTCTGCTTTAGTCACCATTTCCATTTTGGGGGTAAGGGCATCGCCGATCATATCTTGACTTTCGCGTTGCTTGACTGAATCAAACACTGAAAGACGAGTGGCGACTATTCTTTCGGCACTTTCAAATCTGGTCATCGTGATTAGCAGTGAGACGGAGATGTGTTTTGGAGTACACCTACTCAAATCTATCATTAATATCTTGTAGATTGGCAACGGTACCCTTGTCGATCGCTTCATGTATATCCTGCTGCAATTGAGGGTCCAACCAATGATCTAACTCTCGGAGACATAATAAATTCGTTACTGTAGACTTGATAGATGTCAGCATTTCCCTTTGAAGGCCACTCAATCGCGTCATTTCTGCGCGCGACGCCTGATCGACAATCAGGGAAGCTGAGTCGGAGCTTTTGCTACGATGAACAGCCCTCAAAGCCGAGTACAGTAGCCCAGAAGATGTAGTGCCGGATTTCTTATCAATAGGAAGATTCCAGTCGCCCATACGCCAGCTCAAGTCGGCAAAAAACGGATCGTCCAGAGGAACAGACCCGCTCGTTCTAGTTTCACTGGCGACGACGGATGCAAGACGGGACAGACCGATGtcatgaagatgatgaaggactGGAATAGCGGATTTTCGATCATTCCCATCAACATTGTAGACTGCTCCTGCCCAACCAAGCGCTTGCCAGGACAAGCCCTCATGCTTAAGTCGACGCCGTAGGGAATCTCGGATATCCTTGTTGTGTACACCGTAGAAACCGTCGGGATCTTCCACATTACTGTAAATGTCGTACATTATCTAAATATCATTAGCTAAGATTGGTTGTTTGAATGATCCTAGCACCTACCTGCCGTACGCTGGGTTCCCCAAGATCTAATGATCCTTCCTGGTCATTTGCCAGCTCAAGAAACAGTAATGCCGAAACATATAAACCACATTTGGCCGCGGCTCTGCTTAAATCAACAAAGTTTACAGAGAGCCAGGCGTTGTAACCTAGCATTCCAGATTTGAATGGATGTTCATATTTTCGGAGCTCGAGAACGATGTTGACTATTGACTGTACAGCCTCTGTCGAGGCAAAGGGATTTTTTAAAACCATTTCAAAATGTTCTGAGATGGCTTTTGACCTCTCAAAACTCATGGAACGACTGCAGGCGAGGGATGCGTGTACAAAATGCCCAAGAAAGCGGTGAAGTGGAAAAAGTGGTGTCGACAACAGAGGttcaaaagacaaaaagaaCTTGTCATGTTGTGATGCAACTTTGCATAGGAGCCTTGAAAGCTCATGGGACCATGTGGCGAAGTTTTCTGCCTTCTTGCTCCAAACCGCACTGTTTATGATACCATCAAGCTGTATCGCCTGACTTTGACTCGGGGATCCTACTGGAATAGGGACGAGGATCGGCACAACGTCGGAGATATCTGGGGGAAGCTCTTTCAAGTCCTTTCCAGTAAGGATTGGCTTCGTCCTTTGCAGGCAGCGGTACGCGGCGGACCTGATCTGCGGACGACGATCATGCAAAGGCTGCACCATGGTCTTGCAGATCGCAAGATGGAGTGCATTCAttgcttccatctttctgtGCTGCCCCGATGTAGCAGTCAGGGCTTTACCAGAAGTGTCTTGACCGTAAAAGTCCAGGGATGGAGCTCTCACCTCACCGTTGCAGAGGTAGAGGAGATCTTGAAAGGCATTTATGCCTCCCTTATCCCAGAGCTTACTTATTTTATCCTTTAAAGACCAAAAGGTCGAGTCAACAAACACTGATGCGACATCTTGCCTGTGCTCGGCATCAGCAAAATGAAGAAACTGCTTGCAAAGCTGGCCAGCATTGTGCACTGCCTCATTCTGACTCAAGTCGGCCAGATCTCTTAAAGACAAAGGGGTTGCAAGAACGGATAGACGGTTTTTTAGGCTATCAGGCCATAGAGCGACAGCTCGTTCAAACGCCTCTTGGCTTATCTGCGATTTTGACCATTTCGGACTCATTTTGACAATCCATTCCTCGACTGCATCACCGATCTGGTTAGGTTGACTGCCGATACCAGATCCACCGAGTTCAATGCGAATCTCGCCGAGCTGACAAAATATGTTGACCAGTTTTGAAGGCGTCGAGGATAGTGATTCAAGCCGGTCAAAAGCCCAGATCACCATGGATAGTACTGTACGACAGATGTCTGGCTGGAGTAGAAGGGTTATGGTTTCGGTAAGGAATGCCTCCCAGATAAGGGGACGCTGAAGCGTCCCTTGATAGACTGAAAGGAGCATTGCTAAAGCTCGCAAGTAACGTCTTTGCTCGCTGATGAGAAAGGCATTGTTAATGAGGGATGTGAGGCGCAGGATAGCAGCAAAGGTGAACGCATGGACAGAGACACTGCTATAATCCTTTTCCAGGAACCTGCAAACGTTGTAAATGCTTTGAAAGGATGTGGCCGGGTTAATAGCTTTGACTTTCCCCCTCTTTGCATTGTCATCATTCGCCATCATCTGGGCAAATGCGTTCCCCGCAGTCGtatctttctccatcttgtcCAACCACGCGACGATTTCATCGACTGACGATTCCAGATCCATCAATTCCCAAAGATGAGCCGCCACTCCATTAGCATAGTTATATAGCAACTCTTCGGCGGCGGCATGGCCGCCTGACATGCCAGGAAAAGTACTTAGGAGCGCTACCGCCTCGGCTTTACACTTGTTCATGTTGAGGCTGTTCGTTTTATCATTCGAATAAAAAAGTACCATGGCCATGGCCGCAGCGGCAACGGAATGTTGTAGCGCAAGGTCTTTGGGCAAAACGCCAGCTGCTTCACAAGCTGAAGTGAAAAGCCCAATTTTACCACAGTAGAGCATGTAAGCTCCAGCATGTTCCAAACAAGCGGTAAAGAAGGCGGAGCGGCTGGAAGACGACGATCCAAACAATCGGTGAGTGGTACTCAACACAAACGTGATGGCTGATGATCGGGAAGTATCATGACTGATGATGGTTGTAGGGGCGTACGGGAGGTAGAGTGCCGTTATGGATGAAAGACCGAGTCTGCGTGCGACAGCTTCCAAACCGGCCTGGAGATGATCACTATACTCGGTACCACTTATTGCCGTTTCGTACAAATCGAAAATAACCCTTTGACGTTGTTTGGCGGAAGCGATACAGCAATTAAGCTTCCACAGTACGTAGGAGAGGTAGTGCTCGGCAAAAGTGGGATCGGCAGCTTGTAAACGTGAAGCTTGATCGTAGATGAGTGGGTGTTCGGCAGGATGGATAGAGGATCGATAAAGGGCGCTCGCAGCCGTTGAAGCCGCACGCGTTCGGACACGCATATCTGGATCGCACAAAGACTGAGAGATGTAGTAAAACAAATGgttctcatcttccatgcccacatcatcatcatcatcatcctccgccgcctcttcttgcaCCATACACTCTGACCACAATTTCGGTGCCGAGTCGTAATGCAAAAACTCTTCGATGAAACATAGCATGGCCAGCCTGACTTTCCATGAAGTGATGGATCCCGCAGTGATCTTGGTTGCGATATAACAGACGAGACGCATAGCTTCGTccatcaaatcatcatcatcactgctgccaccaccaccaccaccaccaccatgaTGACTACtactcttcatccatatGGGGGCAGAACATGTGAGGAATTCAAGGCACAGCTGCAAAAGACGCTCATCTCGCGCATAACCATAACTATTCAACATATCCCCCAAGGACGCAACCACGGCCTCGACGGCGTCTGCTCCCAATCGCAGCCATCCTTTTGCCATGGCTTTGCATATCGCGCGCCCAATCTCAACAGCCCGGACACCATCCGCTTGCAAGAATGCATTGATCAGTTGGGTATCTTTGTACGCGCTCGATTGGCCGTTGGCGAGCATTGCGCCTTGGAGACGGAAGGCTACAGcggaatggagaagagatgtagAGGCTTTCCAGTCGGCAACTTGGtttggcagcagcagaggTGCTGCGCTGGCTGTCTCGCCGCTGTTTGTGATTGCAAAATCGTCGTCTTTGCCGTCCCCGTCGCCGTCACCGTCACCGTCGTCATTCTCATCGTTAGCGTGTGACGGGTGGGCTGGCTGACTAGCGGTTGAAGACGAGCGAGTGATGACTTGGAGGCAAACTGAAAAAAGTCCTTGAAGAGCAGCCGAAACCTTAAGATCTCGAATCAGCCACGTAGGTTGGGGTGGATTGGCATCATTCAAAGAGTTGACTTACATCGGGCAACCTCCAAATAGAATGTACCAAAGACGCAGGACGGGAGTGAATCTGAAAAGTTGAGAATGACGATGGCGCGACGTGCGTCAATGTCGATGTGGAGGGAAAAGTGAGAGGCAACTGGGTAGGTTGCTTTGTCGGAATTGAAACTCGATCGCTCAACGTCGTCGGGGGCGGGGGCTCCGTCGGGTGCTCGGCGGCCGGCGACGTATCATATAGGATGGGCGGTAAAAGATCCTGCCGTATACCCGACTGAACATCCGGTTTCACCAGAATCGGCCACTCgtcttgttgttgttgttgttgttgtacTTTTCGCTCATCCACAAGACACGTTAAACCTCGCCACACGCGATCCAACGAGGGTATCGAAAGGTCCGACGACGTCAACGACGGTTTCAAGAGATGTAAAAGCCGAATCGACGATTTGACACACCCTGCGTGCGGGATATACCCATCTAGTTGAAGGAGACCTTGGAAACCAAGtgcgaggacgaggaggtcGATACATCGTCCAAGACGTTCACCCGAGTTATCAGAgctgatgctgatgatgaccgGGTTGGGGTTGGTTGCTTCCCACTGTGCGATGGTCACGTCGAGGATGCTGGACAAGAGGTCGGAGAGACGTCGTGGTCGACCGTCGAGAAAGGTCGAATGGTCTGACGATGGAGCGGCGCGGGGAGAGTCGTCTGATGgaggttgttgttgctgtggTGTGCGGGGGTAGGTATGGTAGAGCAAGAAATCACGGATGGGTCGCGTTTTCGCTCGTTCCAGCGCATACTCAACAACAGCCGATTCAGGCAAAAACGCTTGTGTCACAGGCTCTGCCAGCGCGACATCATGACATTGGATTCTTGAGACGGCCGAAAAGAGTCTCAGTACATCTCCCGGGGTGGTGCTTTGATCGCCAAACCGCCTTTGAGTATCCATCTTTTTATCGCGTTCAAACTTTTCTTCAGCGAAAACTTTTTCCAGCCATGATAATACTTGCTCTTCGAGGTCGAGTGAATACAGCTGGATATCTGATCTGGCTATTTCGAGCGCGATCGAGTACAATGCACATACGGAATCGTGTACCGTCGGCGGACCTTGGACGGCGATACTTGTCAACAGTGTCTGTATTCCCTTGATCGTTAATGTAGAGTCCAACATGTTAAACTGTAGTAGGATGGCAGCGGCATGGGATGCCGAACGCGATGTACCAGGTAAATGACATTTCTGCAGAGCGAAATTCCATACTTGCTTCcagtcatcttcgtcgCTCTGATCGTTGCCGATGCCGTGGGTGGGAAGGGAATCTTCAGCCCGAGACGACAGGACGACGGTTGATAGAGCAATATAAGCCCAAGACTGTAAAATCTCGTTATCGTCTCTTAAAAGCAATATCAACGTCCGACGGATATCACACTTTACGTCGTTGGCGAGTTTCGACCAGTGCttgtcgatgatgaagactAGTGTTTGGAGTGGGATCAGTCGGGATTCGGATCTTGCCATGCCGCCGACGGTAGAGATGAGCGACGCGAGGTGATTTTCGACTTTGCGTCTTTTGGACATGCCGCTGGGGTTGGATGCTTGCGTTTGGTATAGCTATATAAAAGGTCAGGTGGATAATGACGAGAAAGTGGACCACTCACATAGACGGACGCGTCGGCATAAGTCTCGATGGCGATCCATGAGAGCGCATGGTCGACGGAGAAGTGATGCCCTGCTGAAAAGGAGCGAGTCTCAAACGGGCGACACGTTGCACGATGATGACTGTTCAACCTGGTACTGGCCAAATCAAGCGGTTCGATTCCGCGCGACATGGTGGATTCTTTCCAAAGCATCTCTATCAGTCTTTCAACGTCTTCTCTGACGTCAACCGACCTGTTGTGCGGTGCAACATGGGGCAGGATTTTATGGATGGCGATTGCTATTTGCTCGGGTATACGCCTATCGCGATCTCGCTCGGGTGCTGCCCATAAAGTGACGAGATGGGGAAAGATTTTGACGCTACCGAGCCAAAACAAGTCGCAACAGTTGAGCTCCATTTCGGAGAGGACGGTATTGAGTGCTTTTAAAAGGTGCAGATGATAGATGGTGACGTGCGGGTacatgatgaagaagcggcGGATCTTGAGTATGATACCAAGCCCGACCTTTTGTCCCGGCGTCAGCGTGTCGCCGCTGTGCATGGTGGGCGGGATGATGGGCGATACGGTGCTGCATAAAAGGGTGGGGATGATCTGGACGAGGCTGGAGGTGTTGAGCGTGACGGGCGGCTTGTGCGGTACAGGCAGCGTGCCGTGTTCGTGTCCGTGTTCGTGTTCGTGTTCGGTGTCCAGCAGTGCGAGCTCGTGTGCGACGTCTAGTATATCGTGCTCGTCCATCTGGTCGTCGGACAAGAGGCGGTCGCCGAGGATGGCCGCGAAAGATATGGACATGAGGGCGAGCCATGTGTGGTGGTCGATGCTCTCGAGGTGGGGCGGGTAGGCGAGCAGGGCGTGAATGGCCTTGGCGTAGTCGAGGAGGGCGGGCGCGAATATGCGGGGCGGGGCGACGAGGTGGTGGCGCATGTGTGtgaggagggcgaggaggggcTTCCTGGCGATGCGGTGGACGGCCTGTTCTGCGACGAGCCTGACGAGGCGGATGGCCTGTGCGAGGCGCTCGGCGGCCGCATTCCCGGAGGCTCCTCGCCTGCGCACGGCGGCCGTCTCGAGTGCGACGGCGCGGAAGAggcagtggaagagggcgagCCAGGCGGGGTcgcggcggcggcggcggcggcggcggcgtGGAAGACGCCGAGGTTGTCGGGGTtggcgaagatggggaggagggtgagtGCACGGGCCCTGTCCTCGCGCTGTCTGACGCGTACAGCGAGAGTGCGGCGTGCAGCCCCTTCACCGAGTCCATGGTGGAGTGCGGGGAAGTGACAGTTGAAATGCGACGCGTCGAATGTTTCGACTTGTTCTCCGACTTACACCATGGCCCCCGCCCCCGGCGGCCGACTGgctcgtcctcttccgcccCGACAGCACGCTCGCCATCTACCCCGCGCTGCACTCCGCCCCGCCCCCGCCCCGCTCGCCACCTTCGCCCTCCCCGCCGCTCGCGCTCACCCACCTCTACCCCCACGCACCCACCTCACACACTCACGCGCCCCTGCAGGCCCCGCCCCCGTCCCCTTCGCCCCGCCCACGGCCCCACCTTTGCCGTCCTCACATCCGccaaactcttcctcttccacccacagcagcagcagcagcagcccGCAACGCCACTCGACAGCTGGCGCATGAATGTCATCCAGTGTCCACTACATACAAGGTGGCACGCCACGTCCGCAGGCCCAAATCCGCCCGACGACGACAGCAGCCCCATAGACAGAGGCTGGATGGATATCGTGCCCGGCGCGCAGGGCGTATGGGTCGGCTGGCAACGAGGAAACACCACCGGCGTATTGAGAGCAGAGATAGGTATCGACAAGGCAGGCAATCACTGTGCGTCGTTTCTTGGCTTTCCAGACACCATACCACGCTAACCTCCAGGACAGTCATTCAAACGCTCCCAATGACTTTACCTGTCATGACGCCTCCGCCCTTTCAAGGCGTCGACAGACGTATAAAAATACACAGCACGCTTCAAAGCATGTCGTTCATCTTTCAGCCGTTCCCACAGGGGAAAGACGAAACGATTGCCGAAAAAGTGGCAGCCATCCTCGTCTATGAGGATCATGGTGAGTGTGCGAGCACAAGCTTGCGTATTTTACAAGCTAAGGCAGGAGTTATAGTCTTTACTCCGCCAGAGTCTATACGCCGAACCAGACTAGAAACAGTCACATTTGAACGGCGACTGATCCAGCTGGCGCCGGGATTCAGCGAGATTTCCGGCGGCAACACTGAACTCTCCTCCATGTGGGAATGGGCAAGTGACAACGCTATAGCACATCAAAGCCATGAGGGACTGACCGAGAAACATAGTACACCGCTCCACACTCTACCAACACTGTCGTCAGCCCTATAGGCACCACTATCCAAACCTTGCAGCCTTTACATGCCATCCCACCGTACTCCCTTGCcctcgccatcatctcctcatccgACGGCCGTACCCGTTCCCGCGTCCATCTCGACCTGAGTGCCAAACAATGGAATCCAAAAGGACATTATCCTATCAAAGGTATACGAGGAGATGTCACGACTCTTGTCGTCAGCCAGGGTGCAGAAAGAGGCCAATTGGGTCTCTGTGCCGTTGTTGATCAGTACCGTTCGCAGCAGCTAGGCGTCGTGAAAAAGCTAGATGGTGAGTTTTTAAAAAATCAAATAAAACTG
Proteins encoded in this window:
- a CDS encoding serine/threonine-protein kinase TEL1, which produces MRHHLVAPPRIFAPALLDYAKAIHALLAYPPHLESIDHHTWLALMSISFAAILGDRLLSDDQMDEHDILDVAHELALLDTEHEHEHGHEHGTLPVPHKPPVTLNTSSLVQIIPTLLCSTVSPIIPPTMHSGDTLTPGQKVGLGIILKIRRFFIMYPHVTIYHLHLLKALNTVLSEMELNCCDLFWLGSVKIFPHLVTLWAAPERDRDRRIPEQIAIAIHKILPHVAPHNRSVDVREDVERLIEMLWKESTMSRGIEPLDLASTRLNSHHRATCRPFETRSFSAGHHFSVDHALSWIAIETYADASVYLYQTQASNPSGMSKRRKVENHLASLISTVGGMARSESRLIPLQTLVFIIDKHWSKLANDVKCDIRRTLILLLRDDNEILQSWAYIALSTVVLSSRAEDSLPTHGIGNDQSDEDDWKQVWNFALQKCHLPGTSRSASHAAAILLQFNMLDSTLTIKGIQTLLTSIAVQGPPTVHDSVCALYSIALEIARSDIQLYSLDLEEQVLSWLEKVFAEEKFERDKKMDTQRRFGDQSTTPGDVLRLFSAVSRIQCHDVALAEPVTQAFLPESAVVEYALERAKTRPIRDFLLYHTYPRTPQQQQPPSDDSPRAAPSSDHSTFLDGRPRRLSDLLSSILDVTIAQWEATNPNPVIISISSDNSGERLGRCIDLLVLALGFQGLLQLDGYIPHAGCVKSSIRLLHLLKPSLTSSDLSIPSLDRVWRGLTCLVDERKVQQQQQQQDEWPILVKPDVQSGIRQDLLPPILYDTSPAAEHPTEPPPPTTLSDRVSIPTKQPTQLPLTFPSTSTLTHVAPSSFSTFQIHSRPASLVHSIWRLPDVSAALQGLFSVCLQVITRSSSTASQPAHPSHANDENDDGDGDGDGDGKDDDFAITNSGETASAAPLLLPNQVADWKASTSLLHSAVAFRLQGAMLANGQSSAYKDTQLINAFLQADGVRAVEIGRAICKAMAKGWLRLGADAVEAVVASLGDMLNSYGYARDERLLQLCLEFLTCSAPIWMKSSSHHGGGGGGGGSSDDDDLMDEAMRLVCYIATKITAGSITSWKVRLAMLCFIEEFLHYDSAPKLWSECMVQEEAAEDDDDDDVGMEDENHLFYYISQSLCDPDMRVRTRAASTAASALYRSSIHPAEHPLIYDQASRLQAADPTFAEHYLSYVLWKLNCCIASAKQRQRVIFDLYETAISGTEYSDHLQAGLEAVARRLGLSSITALYLPYAPTTIISHDTSRSSAITFVLSTTHRLFGSSSSSRSAFFTACLEHAGAYMLYCGKIGLFTSACEAAGVLPKDLALQHSVAAAAMAMVLFYSNDKTNSLNMNKCKAEAVALLSTFPGMSGGHAAAEELLYNYANGVAAHLWELMDLESSVDEIVAWLDKMEKDTTAGNAFAQMMANDDNAKRGKVKAINPATSFQSIYNVCRFLEKDYSSVSVHAFTFAAILRLTSLINNAFLISEQRRYLRALAMLLSVYQGTLQRPLIWEAFLTETITLLLQPDICRTVLSMVIWAFDRLESLSSTPSKLVNIFCQLGEIRIELGGSGIGSQPNQIGDAVEEWIVKMSPKWSKSQISQEAFERAVALWPDSLKNRLSVLATPLSLRDLADLSQNEAVHNAGQLCKQFLHFADAEHRQDVASVFVDSTFWSLKDKISKLWDKGGINAFQDLLYLCNGEVRAPSLDFYGQDTSGKALTATSGQHRKMEAMNALHLAICKTMVQPLHDRRPQIRSAAYRCLQRTKPILTGKDLKELPPDISDVVPILVPIPVGSPSQSQAIQLDGIINSAVWSKKAENFATWSHELSRLLCKVASQHDKFFLSFEPLLSTPLFPLHRFLGHFVHASLACSRSMSFERSKAISEHFEMVLKNPFASTEAVQSIVNIVLELRKYEHPFKSGMLGYNAWLSVNFVDLSRAAAKCGLYVSALLFLELANDQEGSLDLGEPSVRQIMYDIYSNVEDPDGFYGVHNKDIRDSLRRRLKHEGLSWQALGWAGAVYNVDGNDRKSAIPVLHHLHDIGLSRLASVVASETRTSGSVPLDDPFFADLSWRMGDWNLPIDKKSGTTSSGLLYSALRAVHRSKSSDSASLIVDQASRAEMTRLSGLQREMLTSIKSTVTNLLCLRELDHWLDPQLQQDIHEAIDKGTVANLQDINDRFEFESAERIVATRLSVFDSVKQRESQDMIGDALTPKMEMVTKAESMCHIKLSRLALKSNNLQAAINSLTALQKLQDDVGEIDEAQDVFCEVLWKQGEHTLAIQYVEDLLLREKEKKSKGQRIPFLQGRLAHWASEARLKAANEIFGMFSDVAKSIKRSTTDISEHAEIFYQFACFADKQYVNQSSSADVKQLKEYSKLRSSQASRVTARQSRARESDQKDIASREAERDEQKLKKFEMQQKQYLNAALQFYAEAVSMTDNFNDCVTRLVTLWLENDKNDESNTTFSRSVQKVPSYKFIFLGPQLAARLHRPETPTIFNSTLNGLMLRMSQDHPYHTLYHVIPLLWEHKQPQSTNSSTLGRKSAADDIMMKLTSWSSNQLASGAAKSMKRFVAIAMEWTSFIEKDKRLEYKIPSDSPLRKAPQDIPVATSTPPIDITCQYNDIATFDHFSEWYTRAGGLSRPKVMKCFDSKGQIYTQLFKKDDGFRQDAVMEQIFVLVNDLLNRNRETRSRKLRYRTYGVLALPDATGVIEFVVGTKPLIKYLPPAHEKYHPKDITSHDFLKAMQEVQSVKNNDEKIVQVWTKLKKRFRPVMRHLFTEKYRDPMAWFSMRLTYARSLAVTSIVGWVLEIGDRHCSNILMDECTGELVHIDFGIAFGAGRILPIPELVPFRLTDDLVDALGVTGVNGTFRQCSQLVLQTLIDSSDVVLTILEVFKQDPLHTWMVDDKMKKAQDGNHKMYPERGQEKADRIMRETRENLSKELSVQYRVNQLIQEARDVNNLATIFRGWHSWL